Proteins encoded within one genomic window of bacterium:
- a CDS encoding alpha/beta fold hydrolase, producing the protein MRIAAGGITLNYEIEGSGTPLVLTHGLGDSLRFWDGVTPALASHHAVMRWDVRGFGASDKPPGPYSAALFAADLAALLDALGMERVHLGGISMGGVIAQRFALDHPERLRSLILCSTSSEIGAAGTAAWRRLADAIEQRGFGGGARDASRSFAPSFAAAHPDVVAAAGAQTASNAPFAYAAAARAMSDYHWTADLARVRVPVLILQGLADQLTPPGGSVKMQRALPAARLLMFPDAGHNLPLERGAELSAAVAGFTGGVDAAAALR; encoded by the coding sequence ATGCGCATCGCCGCCGGCGGCATCACGCTCAACTACGAGATCGAGGGCAGCGGCACGCCGCTCGTGCTGACCCACGGGCTCGGCGACTCGCTGCGCTTCTGGGACGGCGTGACCCCGGCGCTCGCCTCGCACCACGCGGTCATGCGCTGGGACGTGCGCGGCTTCGGCGCCTCCGACAAGCCGCCCGGCCCGTACAGCGCGGCGCTGTTCGCCGCCGACCTGGCGGCCCTGCTCGACGCCCTGGGGATGGAACGGGTGCACCTGGGCGGCATCTCGATGGGCGGCGTCATCGCCCAGCGCTTCGCGCTCGACCACCCCGAGCGGCTGCGCTCGCTGATCCTCTGCAGCACCTCGAGCGAGATCGGCGCCGCGGGCACGGCGGCCTGGCGCCGCCTCGCCGACGCCATCGAGCAGCGCGGCTTCGGCGGCGGCGCGCGCGACGCCTCGCGCTCCTTCGCGCCGTCCTTCGCCGCCGCGCACCCCGACGTGGTCGCCGCCGCCGGCGCGCAGACCGCCAGCAACGCCCCCTTCGCCTACGCCGCCGCGGCGCGGGCGATGAGCGATTACCACTGGACCGCGGACCTGGCGCGGGTCCGCGTCCCGGTGCTGATCCTGCAGGGGCTGGCCGACCAGCTCACGCCACCGGGCGGCTCGGTGAAGATGCAGCGCGCCCTGCCCGCGGCGCGGCTGCTCATGTTCCCCGACGCCGGCCACAACCTGCCGCTCGAACGCGGCGCCGAGCTCAGCGCCGCGGTGGCGGGGTTCACCGGCGGCGTGGACGCTGCCGCGGCGCTCCGCTAG
- a CDS encoding cation transporter, whose protein sequence is MQDRRALGWALGLTAAFCVVEFVGGWLTNSLALLSDAVHMLTDVGALTLGLFALWVAGRPATDSKTFGYHRAEILAALANGVALGIAVLFILGEAWERLHDPRPVRTGGMMIVAAAGLVVNIVCARLLAPGESGSLNRRAAFLHVISDLLGSLGALIAGAAILVTGWPGADSVAAALIGLLILFSAWQLVRESLDILMEAVPAHIDLEQLRDAMAGVPGACRVHDLHVWTLTTGRYALAAHVVVDADADGEAVLEAMRELLADRFAIHHVTIQLECTRPCEPASVHA, encoded by the coding sequence ATGCAGGATCGGCGCGCGCTCGGCTGGGCGCTCGGCCTGACCGCGGCGTTCTGCGTCGTCGAATTCGTCGGCGGCTGGCTGACCAACAGCCTGGCGCTGCTCTCCGATGCGGTGCACATGCTCACCGACGTCGGCGCCCTGACGCTCGGGCTGTTCGCGCTCTGGGTCGCCGGGCGGCCGGCGACCGACAGCAAGACCTTCGGCTACCACCGCGCCGAGATCCTCGCCGCGCTGGCCAACGGCGTCGCCCTCGGCATCGCGGTGCTGTTCATCCTCGGCGAGGCATGGGAGCGGCTGCACGATCCGCGGCCGGTGCGCACCGGCGGCATGATGATCGTCGCCGCCGCCGGCCTGGTCGTGAACATCGTCTGCGCCCGTCTCCTGGCGCCGGGCGAGAGCGGCAGCCTCAACCGCCGCGCGGCCTTCCTGCACGTGATCTCCGACCTGCTCGGATCGCTCGGCGCGCTGATCGCCGGCGCCGCCATTCTGGTCACCGGGTGGCCCGGCGCCGATTCGGTGGCGGCGGCGCTGATCGGCCTGCTCATCCTGTTCAGCGCCTGGCAGTTGGTGCGCGAATCGCTCGACATCCTGATGGAGGCGGTGCCGGCGCACATCGATCTCGAGCAGTTGCGCGACGCCATGGCCGGGGTGCCCGGAGCCTGCCGGGTGCACGACCTGCACGTGTGGACGCTGACCACCGGCCGCTACGCGCTGGCCGCGCACGTGGTGGTGGACGCCGACGCCGACGGCGAGGCCGTGCTGGAGGCGATGCGGGAACTGCTCGCCGACCGCTTCGCGATCCACCACGTCACCATCCAGCTCGAGTGCACGCGGCCCTGCGAGCCGGCCTCCGTGCACGCCTGA
- a CDS encoding adenine phosphoribosyltransferase: MDLRRYIRDIPDFPKPGILFKDITPLLADGPALRWTIDQLSERYRGTVDMVLGIESRGFLIGAALAYGLGVGIAIVRKPGKLPAQTFSAQYELEYGTDILEIHRDAFGERARVLIVDDLLATGGTATAAIQLVEHLGGAIVECAFIIELGFLHGRDRLAPRPVHSLIRYD; this comes from the coding sequence ATGGATCTGCGCCGCTACATCCGCGACATTCCCGACTTTCCCAAGCCCGGCATTCTGTTCAAGGACATCACGCCACTGCTCGCCGACGGCCCGGCGCTGCGCTGGACCATCGACCAGTTGAGCGAGCGCTACCGGGGCACCGTCGACATGGTCCTCGGCATCGAGTCGCGCGGCTTCCTCATCGGCGCGGCGCTGGCGTACGGGCTCGGCGTCGGCATCGCCATCGTCCGCAAGCCGGGCAAGCTGCCCGCCCAGACGTTCTCCGCCCAGTACGAGCTCGAGTACGGCACCGACATCCTCGAGATCCATCGCGACGCCTTCGGCGAGCGGGCGCGCGTGCTCATCGTCGACGACCTGCTCGCCACCGGCGGCACCGCCACCGCCGCGATCCAGCTCGTCGAGCACCTCGGCGGCGCGATCGTCGAATGCGCCTTCATCATCGAGCTCGGCTTCCTGCACGGTCGCGACCGTCTGGCGCCGCGGCCGGTGCACTCGCTGATCCGCTACGACTGA
- a CDS encoding M23 family metallopeptidase translates to MRGWWGSAACSLLALTLGVGCGSSRVAPEARVSVVGVRSAPRPKLAKARFGGNRDIAAPNAERSVPVAPTDGLALAPLERAPVEQRPKGAPKLTWPLSGPVTSQYGRRGRRHHDGIDIGAAPGTGVRAAASGTVAYAGSVRGYGRMIIILHDGGFATVYAHNARQHVRAGARVRRGDLIATVGRSGRTTGPNLHFEVRRHNVAYDPLALLALSDARVAQGE, encoded by the coding sequence ATGCGAGGGTGGTGGGGGAGTGCGGCCTGTAGTCTGCTGGCGTTGACGCTCGGCGTCGGCTGCGGCAGCTCGCGGGTGGCGCCGGAGGCGCGGGTCAGCGTCGTCGGCGTGCGCAGCGCGCCGCGGCCCAAGCTCGCCAAGGCGCGATTCGGCGGCAACCGCGACATCGCCGCGCCGAACGCCGAGCGGTCGGTGCCGGTGGCGCCGACCGACGGGCTGGCCCTGGCGCCGCTCGAGCGCGCGCCCGTGGAGCAGCGCCCGAAGGGCGCTCCCAAGCTGACATGGCCGCTGAGCGGACCCGTGACCTCGCAGTACGGGCGCCGCGGCCGCCGCCACCACGACGGCATCGACATCGGCGCCGCGCCGGGCACCGGCGTGCGCGCCGCCGCCAGCGGCACCGTCGCCTACGCCGGGTCGGTGCGCGGCTACGGCCGGATGATCATCATCCTGCACGACGGCGGCTTCGCGACCGTGTACGCCCACAACGCCCGCCAGCACGTGCGCGCCGGCGCTCGCGTCCGCCGCGGCGACCTGATCGCGACCGTCGGCCGCAGCGGCCGCACCACCGGGCCCAACCTGCACTTCGAGGTGCGGCGCCACAACGTCGCCTACGACCCGCTGGCGCTGCTGGCGCTGTCCGACGCGCGGGTGGCGCAAGGAGAGTGA
- the surE gene encoding 5'/3'-nucleotidase SurE, with the protein MRILLCNDDGIRAAGIRALEAALASLGDVWVIAPDREQSAASHSLSLYRPLRVEQLDDRHFAVDGTPTDAVNLAINGIMKTRPDLVVSGINHGGNLGDDITYSGTVSAAMEGTLLGVPSIAVSLVARDSLEFGAAAEFAARLVGLVGQRGLPRDTLLNVNVPGLPLAQLRGYRITRQGKRRYGDAIVEHLDPRGRKYYWIGGDDLGFVPAEGTDCTAVADGFISITPLHLDLTNYASIAALGELALPWP; encoded by the coding sequence GTGCGCATTCTGCTCTGCAACGACGACGGCATTCGCGCCGCCGGAATCCGCGCGCTCGAGGCGGCCCTGGCGTCGCTCGGCGATGTGTGGGTGATCGCTCCCGATCGCGAGCAGAGCGCCGCCAGCCATTCGCTCAGCCTCTACCGGCCCCTGCGCGTCGAGCAGCTCGACGATCGCCACTTCGCGGTGGACGGCACGCCGACGGACGCCGTCAACCTGGCGATCAACGGCATCATGAAGACGCGGCCGGACCTCGTGGTATCCGGCATCAACCACGGCGGCAACCTCGGCGACGACATCACCTACTCGGGCACCGTGTCGGCGGCGATGGAGGGCACGCTGCTCGGCGTGCCCTCCATCGCCGTGTCGCTCGTCGCCCGCGACAGCCTGGAGTTCGGCGCCGCGGCGGAATTCGCCGCCCGCCTCGTGGGACTCGTCGGCCAGCGCGGGCTGCCGCGCGACACCCTGCTGAACGTCAACGTGCCAGGGCTGCCGCTCGCCCAGTTGCGCGGCTACCGCATCACCCGCCAGGGCAAGCGGCGCTACGGCGACGCCATCGTCGAGCACCTCGATCCGCGCGGCCGCAAGTACTACTGGATCGGCGGCGACGATCTCGGCTTCGTGCCCGCCGAGGGCACCGACTGCACGGCCGTCGCCGACGGCTTCATTTCGATCACCCCGCTCCACCTCGATCTCACCAACTACGCCTCGATCGCCGCGCTCGGCGAGCTGGCGCTGCCGTGGCCCTGA
- a CDS encoding uracil-DNA glycosylase, whose product MGDRRLRREPGQGVEADLTWARLERAVIRCRRCPRLVAHRQAVAREKRRQYRDEPYWGRPVPGFGDHAARLLIVGLAPAAHGGNRTGRLFTGDRSGDWLFAALHATGFASQPTSVRRDDGLALRDAYVAAIARCAPPDNRPLPEEVGNCRSYLVRELALLARLRVVVCLGGIALDGLLRAWAAAGGTLPSPRPRFAHGAAHELSATVTLLCSYHPSQQNTFTGRLTMPMLEGVFARARSLLEDATGERRVDARRSQRPVGRRRGGPAR is encoded by the coding sequence ATGGGAGATCGCCGTCTACGGCGAGAGCCTGGCCAAGGTGTGGAAGCAGATCTGACCTGGGCGCGCCTCGAGCGCGCCGTCATCCGCTGCCGCCGCTGCCCGCGCCTGGTGGCGCATCGCCAGGCGGTGGCGCGCGAGAAACGCCGCCAGTACCGCGACGAGCCCTACTGGGGCCGCCCGGTTCCCGGGTTCGGCGACCACGCCGCGCGCCTGCTGATCGTCGGCCTGGCGCCGGCCGCGCACGGCGGCAACCGCACCGGCCGCCTCTTCACCGGCGACCGCAGCGGCGACTGGCTCTTCGCCGCCCTGCACGCCACCGGATTCGCGAGCCAGCCCACCTCGGTGCGCCGCGACGACGGCCTCGCCCTGCGCGACGCCTACGTCGCCGCGATCGCGCGCTGCGCCCCACCCGACAACAGGCCGCTGCCGGAGGAGGTCGGCAACTGCCGCTCCTACCTGGTGCGCGAGCTGGCGTTGCTGGCCCGCCTGCGCGTCGTCGTCTGTCTCGGCGGCATCGCCCTCGACGGCCTGCTCCGCGCCTGGGCCGCCGCGGGCGGCACCCTGCCGTCGCCGCGCCCGCGCTTCGCGCACGGCGCCGCGCACGAGCTCTCCGCGACCGTCACGCTGCTGTGCTCGTACCACCCGAGCCAGCAGAACACCTTCACCGGCCGCCTGACCATGCCGATGCTGGAGGGCGTGTTCGCCCGCGCTCGCTCGCTCCTGGAGGACGCGACCGGCGAGCGCCGCGTCGACGCGCGGCGATCGCAGCGCCCGGTCGGGCGCCGGCGCGGCGGCCCCGCCAGGTGA
- the ahcY gene encoding adenosylhomocysteinase encodes MSKKPHDVKDLKLADQGRQRIEWADQSMPVLRKVRERFAKEKPLKGITMAACLHVTAETANLMRALKAGGARAFLCASNPLSTQDDVAAALVKHEGIPTFAIRGEDHAAYYVHLRAVLDESPVLTMDDGADLVSLLHTDYAAQAAKVRASLEETTTGVIRLRAMERDKALRIPVVAVNDAATKHLFDNRYGTGQSTLDGILRATGMLFAGRTIVVAGYGWCGKGVAMRARGAGAQVVVTEVDPIRALEAAMDGLRVMPMRDACRIGDVFITLTGDKHVVREEHFQSMRDGAIVCNAGHFDVEIDMKTLRRLARRIDTAVRPSVDAYHLPNGRTVYVIADGRLVNLAAAEGHPAAVMDMSFATQALCAEWALRMADKGKLPPRVHNVPKAIEDEVATVKLDTMGVKIDRLTGEQKQYLSSWAEGT; translated from the coding sequence ATGTCCAAGAAGCCCCACGACGTGAAGGACCTGAAGCTGGCCGACCAGGGGAGGCAGCGCATCGAGTGGGCCGATCAATCGATGCCGGTGCTGCGCAAGGTGCGCGAGCGCTTCGCCAAGGAGAAGCCCCTCAAGGGCATCACCATGGCGGCGTGCCTGCACGTGACCGCCGAGACCGCCAATCTCATGCGCGCCCTCAAGGCCGGCGGCGCCAGGGCGTTCCTCTGCGCGTCGAATCCGCTCTCGACGCAGGACGACGTCGCGGCGGCGCTGGTGAAGCACGAGGGCATCCCGACCTTCGCCATCCGCGGCGAGGATCACGCGGCGTACTACGTGCACCTGCGCGCCGTGCTCGACGAATCGCCGGTGCTGACCATGGACGACGGGGCGGACCTGGTGTCGCTGCTGCACACCGACTATGCCGCCCAGGCGGCGAAGGTGCGGGCGAGCCTGGAGGAGACGACCACCGGCGTCATCCGCCTGCGGGCGATGGAACGCGACAAGGCGCTGAGGATTCCGGTCGTCGCCGTCAACGACGCCGCCACCAAGCACCTGTTCGACAACCGCTACGGCACCGGCCAGTCGACCCTCGACGGCATCCTGCGCGCCACCGGCATGCTGTTCGCCGGCCGGACCATCGTCGTCGCCGGCTACGGCTGGTGCGGCAAGGGCGTGGCGATGCGGGCCCGCGGCGCCGGCGCGCAGGTGGTGGTCACCGAGGTCGACCCGATCCGCGCCCTGGAAGCGGCGATGGACGGCCTGCGCGTCATGCCGATGCGCGACGCCTGTCGCATCGGCGACGTCTTCATCACCCTCACCGGCGACAAGCACGTCGTGCGCGAGGAGCACTTCCAGTCGATGCGCGACGGCGCCATCGTCTGCAACGCCGGCCACTTCGACGTCGAGATCGACATGAAGACGCTGCGCCGGCTGGCGCGCCGGATCGACACCGCCGTGCGCCCGTCCGTCGACGCCTACCACCTGCCGAACGGCCGCACCGTCTACGTCATCGCCGACGGCCGACTGGTGAACCTCGCCGCCGCGGAGGGACATCCGGCGGCGGTGATGGACATGAGCTTCGCCACCCAGGCGTTGTGCGCCGAGTGGGCGCTGCGGATGGCCGACAAGGGCAAGCTGCCCCCCCGGGTGCACAACGTCCCGAAGGCGATCGAGGACGAAGTGGCGACGGTGAAGCTCGACACCATGGGGGTGAAGATCGACCGCCTCACCGGCGAGCAGAAGCAGTACCTGTCGTCGTGGGCCGAGGGGACGTGA
- the metK gene encoding methionine adenosyltransferase — protein sequence MPLQNFVFTSESVSEGHPDKMCDQISDAVLDALLSEDPNSRVACESLAKTGMVVVAGEITTKAKIDYSEVVRRTVRRIGYTSSDMGFDADTCAVLVAIDRQSPDISQGVTEGQGLHKEQGAGDQGLMFGFACDETPELMPLPIVLAHQLVERLAAERRTGKYPFLRPDSKSQVTVQYREGQPVRVDAVVLSTQHSPDVAHETLRDVLTCEVINKVIPAQYLDDHTAVHVNPTGRFVVGGPMGDCGLTGRKIIVDTYGGYGRHGGGAFSGKDPSKVDRSAAYLARYIAKNIVAAGLARRCEVQLAYAIGVAQPLSVLVDTFDTGSVSDELLGKLVRENFEMTPRGIIESLDLKRPIYERTASYGHFGRHPADGFFTWERTDKAEALRKAAGDRLSGPSRRTA from the coding sequence ATGCCGTTGCAGAACTTCGTCTTCACCTCGGAGTCCGTGTCCGAGGGACATCCCGACAAGATGTGCGACCAGATCTCGGACGCGGTGCTCGATGCGCTGCTGAGCGAGGATCCGAACAGCCGCGTCGCCTGCGAGAGCCTCGCCAAGACGGGCATGGTGGTCGTCGCCGGCGAGATCACGACGAAGGCCAAGATCGACTATTCGGAGGTGGTGCGCCGCACCGTCCGTCGCATCGGGTACACCTCCTCCGACATGGGCTTCGACGCCGACACCTGTGCCGTGCTGGTGGCCATCGACCGCCAGTCACCCGACATCTCGCAGGGCGTCACCGAGGGGCAGGGCCTGCACAAGGAGCAGGGCGCCGGCGACCAGGGCCTCATGTTCGGCTTCGCCTGCGACGAGACGCCGGAGCTGATGCCGCTGCCGATCGTCCTGGCGCATCAACTGGTCGAGCGCCTCGCCGCCGAGCGCCGCACCGGCAAGTACCCGTTCCTCCGTCCCGATTCGAAGTCGCAGGTGACCGTCCAGTATCGCGAGGGCCAGCCGGTGCGGGTCGACGCGGTCGTGCTGTCGACGCAGCACAGCCCCGACGTCGCCCACGAGACGCTGCGCGACGTCCTCACCTGCGAGGTCATCAACAAGGTGATCCCGGCGCAGTACCTCGACGACCACACCGCGGTCCACGTCAATCCGACCGGTCGCTTCGTGGTCGGCGGTCCGATGGGCGACTGCGGCCTGACCGGCCGCAAGATCATCGTCGACACCTACGGCGGCTACGGCCGCCACGGCGGCGGCGCCTTCTCCGGCAAGGACCCGAGCAAGGTCGACCGCAGCGCCGCCTACCTGGCGCGCTACATCGCCAAGAACATCGTCGCCGCCGGCCTGGCGCGCCGCTGCGAGGTGCAACTGGCGTACGCCATCGGCGTCGCCCAGCCGCTGTCGGTGCTGGTCGACACCTTCGACACCGGATCGGTGTCGGACGAGCTGCTCGGCAAGCTGGTGCGCGAGAACTTCGAGATGACGCCGCGCGGCATCATCGAGTCGCTCGACCTCAAGCGCCCGATCTACGAGCGCACGGCGTCGTACGGTCACTTCGGCCGCCACCCGGCGGACGGCTTCTTCACCTGGGAACGCACCGACAAGGCGGAGGCCCTGCGCAAGGCGGCGGGCGACCGCCTGTCGGGCCCGAGCCGGCGGACCGCCTGA
- a CDS encoding HPr family phosphocarrier protein produces MSGRAPRARREVEVCNRLGLHARAARLLVEALRGLDAEVAIRREDQTVNAKSILEIMMLAAGPGTALEVIATGPDADAAVAAICELVEQKFNEAD; encoded by the coding sequence ATGAGCGGGCGAGCCCCCCGCGCCCGCCGCGAGGTCGAGGTCTGCAACCGGCTCGGCCTGCACGCCCGCGCCGCCCGCCTGCTCGTCGAAGCGCTGCGCGGGCTCGATGCCGAGGTGGCGATCCGGCGCGAGGATCAGACGGTCAACGCCAAGAGCATCCTCGAGATCATGATGCTCGCCGCCGGCCCCGGCACCGCGCTCGAGGTCATCGCCACCGGCCCGGATGCCGACGCCGCCGTCGCCGCGATCTGCGAGCTCGTCGAGCAGAAGTTCAACGAAGCCGATTGA
- the rapZ gene encoding RNase adapter RapZ has product MRSSDLDGGASVTAGLEVVVVSGLSGSGKSTAIHVLEDLGFYCIDNLPVVLVPRFLELCTSSRERIGRVALGIDIRERQFFGEYPRTLDELRGAGHKVEVLFLDAGDDVLVRRFSETRRPHPLGGDGGPLAGIQRERRELSELRARADRIVDTSALTVHQLRDELRRLYRAPAASDSLTVLLVSFGYKFGVPTDVDMVLDARFLPNPFFVEELRAHAGDDPAVADYVLRRDEAQTFLRLTEALLDFTLPLYRREGRSYFTLAIGCTGGRHRSVVLVEDLAQRRARGGTRVQVQHRDVRR; this is encoded by the coding sequence ATGAGAAGCTCTGATCTCGATGGCGGCGCGTCGGTGACTGCCGGGCTGGAGGTCGTCGTCGTCAGCGGGCTCTCGGGCTCCGGCAAGAGCACCGCGATCCACGTGCTCGAGGATCTCGGCTTCTACTGCATCGACAATCTGCCGGTGGTGCTGGTGCCGCGCTTCCTCGAGCTCTGCACCAGCTCGCGCGAGCGCATCGGCCGCGTCGCGCTCGGCATCGACATCCGCGAGCGCCAGTTCTTCGGCGAGTACCCGCGCACCCTCGATGAGCTGCGCGGCGCCGGTCACAAGGTCGAGGTGCTGTTCCTCGACGCCGGCGACGACGTCCTGGTACGGCGCTTCAGCGAGACCCGCCGCCCGCACCCGCTGGGCGGCGACGGCGGGCCGCTGGCCGGCATCCAGCGCGAGCGCCGCGAGCTGAGCGAGCTGCGGGCGCGCGCCGACCGGATCGTCGACACCTCGGCGTTGACCGTGCACCAACTGCGCGACGAGCTGCGCCGCCTGTATCGCGCGCCGGCCGCCAGCGACAGCCTCACCGTGCTGCTGGTCTCGTTCGGCTACAAGTTCGGCGTTCCCACCGACGTCGACATGGTGCTCGACGCCCGCTTCCTTCCCAATCCCTTCTTCGTCGAGGAGCTGCGGGCCCATGCCGGCGACGATCCGGCGGTCGCCGACTACGTCCTGCGCCGCGACGAGGCGCAGACCTTCCTGCGCCTGACCGAGGCGCTGCTCGATTTCACCCTGCCGCTCTATCGCCGCGAGGGCCGCAGCTACTTCACGCTGGCCATCGGCTGCACGGGCGGGCGCCACCGCTCGGTGGTGTTGGTCGAAGACCTGGCACAGCGCCGCGCCCGCGGCGGCACCCGCGTGCAGGTCCAGCACCGGGACGTGCGGCGATGA
- a CDS encoding PTS sugar transporter subunit IIA has protein sequence MKILDILTSEALVAPDLAGADKTAVLRELAHHLAQAHPAIDADRLVEVLWERERLGSTAIGDGIAIPHGKLPGLSGVIGAFGRHPAGVDFESLDGSPTHLFFLLVAPEDSVGQHLKALARVSRLLKDRAFRERLLAAADRSALFRLIREEDEKL, from the coding sequence ATGAAGATCCTCGACATCCTCACCTCGGAGGCGCTGGTGGCCCCCGACCTCGCCGGGGCGGACAAGACGGCGGTGTTGCGCGAGCTCGCCCACCACCTGGCGCAGGCCCACCCCGCCATCGATGCCGACCGCCTGGTCGAGGTGCTGTGGGAGCGCGAGCGCCTGGGCAGCACGGCGATCGGCGACGGGATCGCCATTCCGCACGGCAAGCTGCCGGGACTGTCCGGCGTGATCGGCGCCTTCGGCCGCCATCCGGCGGGCGTCGATTTCGAGTCGCTCGACGGCAGCCCCACCCACCTGTTCTTCCTGCTCGTCGCACCCGAGGATTCGGTCGGCCAACACCTCAAGGCGCTGGCGCGGGTGTCGCGGTTGCTGAAGGACCGCGCCTTCCGCGAGCGGCTGCTCGCCGCCGCGGATCGCAGCGCGCTGTTCCGTCTCATCCGAGAGGAGGATGAGAAGCTCTGA
- the raiA gene encoding ribosome-associated translation inhibitor RaiA encodes MQVLVTFRHMDATPALRRYAETKVQRVHKLMRRPIEAHVILEVSKRRHIAEITLSGEHLHITAKEATADLYSAIDLAMDKVERQIQKHVSKRLAHRHDGPPPEEPVARKRATTPTVARERVTVEPMRLAEAVRRLARDGGEYLLFQNEKTEVVNLLVRRRDGSLALVEPEVAGG; translated from the coding sequence ATGCAGGTTCTGGTCACCTTCCGTCACATGGACGCCACGCCGGCGCTGCGCCGGTACGCCGAAACCAAGGTGCAACGCGTGCACAAGCTGATGCGCCGACCGATCGAGGCGCACGTCATCCTCGAGGTCAGCAAGCGGCGGCACATCGCCGAGATCACGCTCAGCGGCGAGCATCTGCACATCACCGCCAAGGAGGCGACCGCCGATCTCTACTCGGCGATCGACCTGGCGATGGACAAGGTGGAGCGACAGATCCAGAAGCACGTCTCCAAACGCCTCGCGCACCGCCACGACGGGCCGCCGCCGGAGGAGCCGGTGGCGCGCAAGCGCGCCACCACGCCGACCGTCGCCCGCGAACGGGTGACGGTCGAGCCGATGCGCCTCGCCGAGGCGGTGCGGCGCCTCGCCCGGGACGGCGGCGAGTACCTGCTCTTCCAGAACGAGAAGACGGAGGTGGTCAACCTCCTGGTGCGGCGGCGCGACGGCTCCCTGGCCCTCGTGGAGCCGGAGGTCGCGGGCGGATGA
- the rpoN gene encoding RNA polymerase factor sigma-54, with translation MALEIKQQQRMSQTLVITPQLRQAIKILQVSRAELEQLVEEELEENPVLEEAVTDEREPTPEEEPPRTEERLEASGDADQEWPEVPQRETTTEVADNGLNGVDWEDYFRNHENDRHDIAAPRNDFDDEKRPSVENTLVRGQSLTDHLLWQLQMNELDEEEQAVTAMLIGNMDDDGYIQLAVEEIAFQSGKDFEVVESALRRIQELDPPGVGARDLRECLRLQLRARGEEGSLADRIVSEHLLLLEGKRFDKIAKELGVTVEDVAAAATAIGTLEPKPGRNFGDGDVRYITPDVFVHKVGDEYVVTLNDDGLPRLRVSSYYRQVLEGAGGGEAKRYVQDKMKSALWLIKSIQQRQRTLFMVTSSIVKFQRAFLDQGIAHLRPLVLKDVALDIGMHESTVSRATANKYVHTPQGIFELKFFFTSSISTGSGDDVSSESVKDRIKAIVTGEDPKHPLSDQHIAEILDKEGVKVARRTVAKYREIMNILPSSKRRQVF, from the coding sequence ATGGCGCTCGAAATCAAACAGCAACAACGCATGTCGCAGACGCTGGTGATCACCCCCCAGCTCCGGCAGGCGATCAAGATCCTGCAGGTCTCGCGCGCCGAGCTCGAGCAGTTGGTCGAGGAGGAGCTGGAGGAGAACCCAGTCCTCGAGGAGGCGGTCACCGACGAGCGCGAGCCGACACCCGAGGAGGAGCCGCCGCGCACCGAGGAGCGGCTCGAGGCCAGCGGCGACGCCGACCAGGAGTGGCCGGAGGTCCCGCAGCGCGAGACCACCACCGAGGTCGCCGACAACGGCCTCAACGGCGTCGACTGGGAGGACTACTTCCGCAACCACGAGAACGACCGCCACGACATCGCGGCGCCGCGCAACGACTTCGACGACGAGAAGCGGCCGAGCGTCGAGAACACGCTGGTTCGCGGGCAGTCGCTCACCGATCACCTGCTCTGGCAGTTGCAGATGAACGAGCTCGACGAGGAGGAGCAGGCCGTCACCGCCATGCTGATCGGCAACATGGATGACGACGGGTACATCCAGTTGGCGGTCGAGGAGATCGCCTTCCAGAGCGGCAAGGACTTCGAGGTCGTCGAGTCCGCCCTGCGCCGCATCCAGGAGCTCGATCCCCCGGGGGTGGGGGCCCGCGATCTGCGCGAATGCCTGCGCCTGCAACTGCGGGCGCGGGGCGAGGAGGGCTCGCTCGCCGATCGCATCGTCTCCGAACACCTGCTGCTGCTCGAGGGCAAGCGTTTCGACAAGATCGCCAAGGAGCTCGGGGTGACCGTCGAGGACGTCGCCGCCGCGGCCACCGCGATCGGCACCCTCGAGCCCAAGCCGGGGCGCAACTTCGGCGACGGCGACGTCCGCTACATCACCCCCGACGTGTTCGTGCACAAGGTCGGCGACGAGTACGTCGTCACGCTCAACGACGACGGCCTGCCGCGCCTGCGCGTCAGCTCCTACTACCGCCAGGTGCTCGAGGGCGCCGGCGGCGGCGAAGCCAAGCGCTACGTGCAGGACAAGATGAAGTCGGCGCTGTGGCTGATCAAGAGCATCCAGCAGCGCCAGCGCACGCTGTTCATGGTGACCTCGAGCATCGTCAAGTTCCAGCGCGCTTTCCTCGATCAGGGCATCGCCCACCTGCGGCCGCTGGTGCTGAAGGACGTGGCGCTCGACATCGGCATGCACGAGTCCACGGTCAGCCGCGCCACGGCCAACAAATACGTCCACACCCCGCAGGGGATCTTCGAGCTCAAGTTCTTCTTCACCTCCAGCATCAGCACCGGCAGCGGCGACGACGTGTCGTCCGAGAGCGTCAAGGATCGCATCAAGGCGATCGTCACCGGCGAGGATCCCAAGCACCCGCTGAGCGACCAGCACATCGCCGAGATCCTCGACAAGGAGGGCGTGAAGGTCGCCCGCCGGACCGTTGCCAAGTATCGCGAGATCATGAACATCCTGCCGTCGTCCAAGCGCCGGCAGGTGTTCTGA